A single Spirochaetaceae bacterium DNA region contains:
- a CDS encoding ABC transporter permease, which produces MSDTRRPAGLADFLFRMVKEKPLGTIGGIIVLILILVAIFADTLAPYEYYQMHLVDRLQGSSARYLLGTDHLGRDFLSRIIYGARISLTVGLAATALNVVVAVLVGGASGFFGGKVDLVVQRFVDTWMSFPGLLLLLTVMSILGKGLVQIIVVLGIAGGIGSSRVVRGAVIAIKENVYFQAAEAIGSSQWTIYIRHVLPNIVAPVIIIFSINIGGVIMSEASLSFLGFGLPPGIPSWGGMLSREGRQYMEAGPWLALWPGLFLTILVYSLNMFGDAVRDLLDPRLRGGVGRYGADGSKSL; this is translated from the coding sequence ATGAGTGATACGAGGAGACCTGCCGGGCTCGCTGATTTCCTTTTCAGAATGGTCAAGGAGAAGCCACTGGGTACTATCGGCGGGATTATCGTATTGATATTGATTCTCGTCGCCATCTTTGCGGATACTCTGGCGCCCTATGAATACTATCAAATGCACCTGGTAGACCGGTTGCAGGGCTCATCAGCCCGGTATCTGCTTGGTACCGACCACCTGGGGCGAGACTTCCTGAGCCGAATCATCTATGGGGCTCGTATTTCGCTGACTGTCGGTCTGGCCGCGACCGCTCTCAATGTGGTAGTCGCTGTACTGGTAGGCGGCGCTTCTGGATTCTTTGGCGGTAAAGTAGACCTCGTTGTGCAGAGGTTTGTCGATACCTGGATGTCGTTCCCGGGTCTGCTCCTGTTGTTGACCGTAATGTCCATACTGGGGAAGGGGTTGGTTCAGATAATAGTCGTGCTCGGGATAGCAGGAGGAATCGGCAGCTCGAGAGTAGTCAGAGGCGCCGTTATCGCAATAAAAGAGAATGTGTATTTTCAGGCCGCCGAGGCGATTGGATCTTCCCAATGGACAATATACATACGCCATGTGCTGCCCAATATCGTGGCTCCCGTAATCATCATATTCAGCATCAACATAGGGGGCGTGATCATGTCCGAGGCGTCTCTGAGTTTTCTTGGTTTCGGATTGCCACCCGGTATTCCGAGCTGGGGAGGTATGCTCAGCCGGGAAGGGCGTCAATACATGGAGGCAGGGCCATGGCTGGCGCTCTGGCCAGGTCTCTTCCTGACGATTCTCGTCTACAGTCTGAACATGTTCGGCGATGCGGTGAGGGACCTGCTCGACCCGAGGCTGAGGGGTGGCGTGGGGCGCTATGGCGCCGATGGCAGCAAGTCGCTTTAG
- a CDS encoding ImmA/IrrE family metallo-endopeptidase: MAVLWERLAGDTAVFAFKVGFADDPDDGRGIDPDVGPSWGSFQVWIEGRNLCAHQEQDGRVDSVHWYLLPLFEWFARNWDPLLHEERLPVLNDGDTGWESLHSTRFPPAAIENDGKKAAAWEGEWQRWWNRHAIRSASEGGLFPDLVLRRLRDSIEISWGPARSTGMPLHFSFLEPLRGVSNLPPDAVAEPLHDVLSSAGAYLLSRTPGSPRVQALHRVLGGLASDHQTDRRIMWLAGQGTDEETVRTGWDRVKNVISQLGDASRAILDIPARSSLVVSGSCQAALMFGSLAPDVEHEDILPLARIMVELSSTERETAAVEELCRSVPMTGLDSPWSQGYELAQILHEDLHWKYAHGFRIDIAVMVEELGIRCADLELLDKEIRGVSMAGEDHRPGIVVNRLHYRNEHPFGRRFTLAHELCHVLFDREEGRRLAVASGPWAPRAIEQRANAFAAMLLMPPSLIERVVPRLTHPLDSSEGVREAAHLLEAGVGALLHHLRNTRFITDTDRERIEEEIFSRSDPT; the protein is encoded by the coding sequence GTGGCTGTTCTGTGGGAGAGGCTCGCCGGCGACACCGCGGTGTTCGCCTTCAAGGTGGGATTTGCCGACGATCCGGACGACGGACGAGGCATCGACCCCGATGTCGGCCCATCGTGGGGTAGTTTCCAGGTCTGGATCGAGGGCCGGAATCTGTGTGCCCACCAGGAGCAGGATGGTCGGGTCGACTCGGTACACTGGTATCTATTGCCGCTGTTCGAGTGGTTTGCTCGCAACTGGGATCCTCTGCTGCATGAAGAACGCTTGCCGGTGCTGAACGACGGCGACACCGGCTGGGAGTCGCTACACTCGACCAGGTTTCCGCCGGCGGCCATAGAAAACGATGGCAAGAAGGCAGCCGCATGGGAAGGCGAGTGGCAGAGATGGTGGAATCGACATGCCATTCGTTCGGCTAGTGAAGGCGGGCTCTTCCCGGATCTCGTGTTGCGGCGCCTCCGCGATTCCATCGAAATCTCCTGGGGGCCGGCGCGAAGCACGGGAATGCCGCTGCACTTCAGCTTCCTGGAACCGTTACGGGGAGTCAGCAATCTGCCTCCGGACGCTGTCGCCGAACCATTGCACGATGTTTTGTCAAGTGCAGGAGCCTACCTGCTGTCGCGCACACCTGGGTCGCCTCGAGTCCAAGCGTTGCACAGGGTACTCGGTGGGTTGGCTTCGGATCATCAAACGGATCGGCGGATCATGTGGCTGGCCGGTCAGGGGACCGACGAGGAAACCGTGAGGACCGGCTGGGATCGGGTGAAGAACGTCATCTCCCAACTCGGCGATGCCTCGCGTGCGATACTGGACATTCCAGCCCGTTCATCGCTCGTCGTGTCCGGCTCCTGTCAAGCGGCGCTCATGTTCGGTTCCCTTGCTCCTGACGTCGAGCACGAGGACATACTGCCGCTGGCCCGGATAATGGTTGAACTCTCCTCAACGGAACGAGAGACCGCAGCCGTCGAGGAACTGTGCCGTTCCGTGCCCATGACGGGACTCGACTCGCCGTGGTCTCAAGGGTATGAACTGGCTCAGATTCTGCACGAAGACCTGCACTGGAAATACGCGCATGGGTTCCGTATCGACATCGCCGTGATGGTTGAGGAACTCGGCATCAGGTGCGCCGACCTGGAGCTGTTGGACAAGGAGATTCGCGGCGTGTCCATGGCCGGTGAAGACCATCGTCCCGGCATCGTCGTCAACAGGTTGCATTATCGAAACGAGCATCCTTTCGGACGCCGATTCACACTGGCGCACGAACTGTGTCACGTGTTGTTCGATCGTGAGGAAGGGCGTCGTCTGGCCGTGGCAAGCGGCCCCTGGGCACCACGCGCCATCGAACAGCGCGCGAACGCGTTTGCCGCCATGTTGCTGATGCCTCCGTCGCTCATCGAACGCGTTGTACCGCGGTTGACTCATCCGCTGGACAGCAGTGAAGGGGTGCGCGAAGCGGCGCACCTACTTGAAGCTGGCGTCGGCGCCCTGCTGCATCATCTGAGGAACACCCGATTCATCACCGACACCGACCGCGAGCGGATCGAAGAAGAGATATTCTCCCGGTCCGATCCGACCTAG
- a CDS encoding NAD(P)/FAD-dependent oxidoreductase, whose amino-acid sequence MPRSVVVVGGGHNGLVAAAYLARAGADVLVLERRGFVGGACITEELFPGFRVSSCSYICHLLQRKVIDDLQLRDHGFAIHPVDPYRFQPFPGGNYLLRWHHASDSEAEVARLAPADVEGYRRYRAFMDRAAAILYRSFLTDPPTLAEVSAQVRGSADEAVWERMLTGNVLDLVQEHFTSPEVRAAFIDAQDACDPRAPGSILALAYFDCDLSTDPADLGIPHGGMGAITQAMARSARAAGAEIRTGTPVARILLRDGRAVGVQLQDGQRIECDTVVSGADPKRTFLGLIGAGELPTELAAGVSRLKSEVSYLKFHAALDALPDFRGHLGDRYDEKLLVQVRICPSVDYFLRSGDDARAGRPSSAPVMHIQIPSVLDRSLAPPGKHVMSVWVLYAPVRPRHGSWDELRKQTGERIIDVIGEYAPGFRESVRDWMLFTPQELEQRVALTDGNIRHLDMTSAQMLAGRPNRMLSGYRTPVPGLYLCGAGTHPGGEVTGAPGHNAAHAILRDWESPG is encoded by the coding sequence ATGCCTCGTTCGGTGGTCGTGGTGGGGGGCGGGCACAACGGCCTGGTGGCCGCCGCCTACCTGGCGCGCGCCGGTGCCGACGTGCTGGTGCTGGAGCGGCGCGGCTTCGTCGGCGGAGCGTGCATCACCGAGGAGCTGTTCCCGGGTTTCCGGGTCTCCTCCTGCTCCTACATTTGCCACCTGCTGCAGCGCAAGGTGATCGACGATCTGCAGCTCAGGGACCACGGCTTCGCCATCCACCCGGTCGACCCCTACCGCTTCCAGCCGTTCCCGGGCGGCAACTACCTGCTGCGCTGGCACCACGCCTCCGACAGCGAGGCGGAGGTCGCGCGGCTGGCGCCCGCCGACGTCGAAGGGTACCGCCGCTACCGGGCGTTCATGGACCGCGCCGCCGCCATCCTGTACCGCTCCTTCCTGACCGATCCCCCCACCCTCGCCGAGGTCAGCGCGCAGGTGCGGGGCAGCGCCGACGAGGCGGTGTGGGAACGGATGCTGACCGGCAACGTGCTCGACCTGGTGCAGGAGCACTTCACGTCGCCGGAGGTGCGGGCGGCGTTCATCGATGCCCAGGACGCCTGCGATCCGCGCGCCCCCGGCTCGATCCTGGCGCTGGCCTACTTCGACTGCGACCTGTCCACCGATCCGGCCGACCTCGGCATCCCGCACGGCGGCATGGGCGCCATCACTCAGGCCATGGCGCGCTCGGCGCGGGCCGCGGGCGCCGAAATCCGCACCGGCACGCCGGTGGCGCGCATCCTGCTGCGCGACGGCCGCGCGGTTGGCGTACAACTGCAGGACGGCCAGCGAATCGAGTGCGACACGGTGGTCAGCGGCGCCGATCCCAAGCGCACCTTCCTGGGGCTGATCGGCGCCGGCGAGTTGCCGACGGAGCTGGCGGCCGGGGTGAGCCGGCTCAAGAGCGAGGTCTCCTACCTGAAATTCCACGCCGCCCTCGACGCGCTGCCCGACTTCCGCGGCCACCTCGGCGACCGCTACGACGAGAAGCTGCTGGTGCAGGTGCGCATCTGTCCTTCGGTGGACTACTTCCTGCGCAGCGGCGACGACGCCCGCGCCGGCCGCCCCTCGTCCGCCCCGGTGATGCACATCCAGATCCCCTCCGTGCTCGACCGGTCGCTGGCGCCGCCCGGCAAGCACGTGATGTCGGTGTGGGTGCTGTACGCGCCGGTGCGGCCGCGGCACGGGAGCTGGGACGAGCTGCGCAAGCAGACCGGCGAGCGGATTATCGACGTGATCGGCGAGTACGCTCCGGGGTTCCGGGAATCGGTGCGCGACTGGATGCTGTTCACCCCGCAGGAGCTGGAGCAGCGCGTGGCCCTGACCGACGGCAACATCCGCCACCTCGACATGACCTCCGCGCAGATGCTCGCTGGCCGCCCCAACCGCATGCTGTCCGGCTACCGCACCCCGGTCCCCGGCCTCTACCTGTGCGGCGCCGGCACCCACCCCGGCGGCGAGGTCACCGGCGCTCCCGGCCACAACGCCGCCCACGCCATCCTCCGCGACTGGGAATCTCCGGGTTGA
- a CDS encoding FAD-dependent oxidoreductase: MNVAVVGAGIVGGAIAFHLARRGAAVTLIDAGEPGMGATSHSFAWINSFGKEPRHYGALNRRALDTWDRFARLLDADIGLRWGGQLTWAATDGDAEALARKVTKLQSWGYVARMIDQAAMLRLEPGLRPGTVKAAAYSDNDGHVQGTLAAQTCAKRVQQLGGRLMFGSPVAGLAMHAGQVTAVQLAGAAMPDAALPGGSGAGGSADASAPGTSVAPAKVTPAKVARAEVACDEVACDAVVLAAGVTTTGLAAMAGVHVPQEESPGVVVRTEPLPPVLRSVAALYAPPPRHGGRRVHLRQGTDGVVLLGEGSQESLARDDSPEHAARILARASVYLPELASATPIPVPVGYRPMPVDGLPVLGYTRAVPNLYVALMHSGITLAPLVGELAAMEILDGARVDILEHYRPERFDRAGDPRDGQ; this comes from the coding sequence ATGAACGTAGCGGTCGTGGGTGCAGGAATCGTCGGAGGGGCAATCGCGTTCCACCTTGCTCGCCGCGGGGCGGCGGTGACGCTGATCGACGCCGGCGAGCCGGGCATGGGCGCCACCAGCCACTCGTTCGCCTGGATCAACAGTTTCGGCAAGGAGCCGCGCCATTACGGCGCGCTGAACCGGCGCGCCCTCGACACCTGGGACCGCTTCGCGCGGCTGCTGGACGCCGACATCGGCCTGCGCTGGGGCGGCCAGCTCACCTGGGCGGCCACCGACGGGGACGCCGAGGCGCTGGCGCGCAAGGTCACGAAGCTGCAGTCCTGGGGCTACGTCGCGCGGATGATCGACCAGGCGGCGATGCTGCGCCTTGAGCCCGGCCTCAGACCCGGAACAGTGAAGGCGGCCGCGTACAGTGACAACGACGGCCACGTGCAGGGCACGCTCGCCGCACAGACCTGCGCCAAGCGCGTGCAACAACTCGGCGGCCGCCTCATGTTCGGAAGCCCGGTCGCCGGCCTGGCCATGCACGCCGGGCAGGTGACCGCGGTGCAGCTTGCCGGCGCCGCGATGCCGGACGCCGCGTTGCCGGGCGGCTCGGGCGCGGGCGGCTCAGCGGACGCCTCGGCGCCGGGCACCTCGGTGGCACCCGCCAAGGTGACACCCGCCAAGGTGGCACGCGCCGAGGTGGCGTGCGACGAGGTGGCGTGCGACGCAGTGGTGCTGGCGGCCGGCGTGACCACGACCGGGTTGGCGGCGATGGCGGGCGTACACGTCCCGCAGGAGGAGAGTCCCGGCGTGGTCGTCCGCACGGAACCCCTGCCGCCGGTGCTGCGCAGCGTTGCCGCGCTGTATGCACCGCCGCCTCGCCACGGAGGCCGGCGCGTCCACCTCCGGCAGGGCACCGACGGTGTCGTGCTCCTCGGCGAGGGCAGCCAGGAGAGCCTGGCACGCGACGACTCGCCGGAGCATGCCGCCCGGATACTGGCGCGGGCATCAGTGTACCTGCCGGAACTCGCATCGGCCACGCCCATACCGGTACCAGTCGGCTACCGCCCCATGCCGGTCGACGGCCTGCCGGTGCTCGGCTACACTCGCGCCGTCCCCAACCTGTACGTCGCGCTGATGCACAGCGGCATCACGCTCGCCCCGCTGGTCGGCGAGCTGGCGGCGATGGAGATACTCGACGGCGCCCGCGTCGACATCCTCGAACACTACCGGCCTGAACGATTCGACCGCGCCGGCGATCCCCGGGACGGCCAGTAG
- a CDS encoding carbohydrate ABC transporter permease, producing MSSGVLAAAVRGKPIGLRMRKAAWRVIVYLLLLLLVAVALLPLLWMVSTSLKPGYLEAYGLSLLPSKVTWSNYPDTWNRVPFPGPMANTIFITALALFGSLVSASITGFAFARLRFPGRDVWFAVLIMTMLIPPAIMIIPQYLLFNWLRWIDSYKPLIVPWFFGGGAFRIFLFRQFIKSIPEELDQAAEIDGCSTFRIFAQIIVPLMMPAVATVAVLGFMDFWNDFFAPFIYLNNVDKDTIVLRLFRIWSDHEGYMREELHTVMAGNVLVTLPAFIIFFIAQKRFIQGIVTTGIKG from the coding sequence ATGAGTTCGGGGGTGCTGGCCGCGGCGGTGCGCGGCAAGCCGATCGGGCTGCGCATGCGCAAGGCGGCGTGGCGGGTAATCGTGTACCTGTTGCTGCTGCTCCTGGTGGCGGTCGCCCTGCTGCCGCTGCTGTGGATGGTGTCCACGTCGCTCAAGCCCGGTTACCTGGAGGCGTACGGCCTGTCGCTGCTGCCCTCCAAGGTGACCTGGTCCAACTACCCCGACACCTGGAACCGGGTGCCGTTCCCGGGGCCGATGGCCAACACCATCTTCATCACCGCGCTGGCGCTGTTCGGGTCGCTGGTGTCCGCCTCCATCACCGGGTTCGCGTTCGCCCGGCTGCGCTTCCCGGGCCGCGACGTGTGGTTCGCCGTCCTGATCATGACCATGCTGATTCCGCCGGCGATCATGATCATCCCGCAGTACCTGCTGTTCAACTGGCTGCGCTGGATCGACTCCTACAAGCCGCTGATCGTGCCGTGGTTCTTCGGCGGCGGGGCGTTCCGGATCTTTCTGTTCCGGCAGTTCATCAAGTCGATACCGGAGGAGCTGGACCAGGCCGCGGAGATCGACGGCTGTTCCACGTTCCGCATCTTCGCTCAGATAATCGTGCCGCTGATGATGCCGGCCGTGGCCACCGTGGCCGTGCTCGGCTTCATGGACTTCTGGAACGACTTCTTCGCGCCGTTCATCTACCTGAACAACGTCGACAAGGACACCATCGTGCTGCGCCTGTTCCGGATCTGGAGCGACCATGAGGGCTATATGCGCGAGGAGCTGCACACCGTGATGGCCGGCAACGTGCTGGTCACCCTGCCCGCGTTCATCATCTTCTTCATCGCCCAGAAACGCTTCATCCAGGGCATCGTCACCACCGGCATCAAGGGTTGA
- a CDS encoding sugar ABC transporter permease translates to MKGSTKKKIEGYLFIFPWIIGLSVFVLYPAGYGLVLGFFKFDIFNPPKWVGLRHFVEMFTEDPNFPTSLSVTLRYILFSVSLRVGAAFFLALLLNQKVKALGLWRTLFYTPSIVAGYALALLWNRMMDPQYGLVNVVLRFFGGPTPNWFGSEPLAFATITVMSVWSVGPLVVIFLAGLQGIPQELYEQAEIDGAKMRHRLIAVTIPMISPVLLFNLVIGCIHATQLFVEPLVMTNGGPNNATLTLLLYLYRNAFSYLKMGYAAAIALIMFLLTLGLTVFLFRWSRRWVYYAGSG, encoded by the coding sequence ATGAAAGGCTCGACCAAGAAGAAGATCGAGGGCTACCTCTTCATCTTCCCGTGGATCATCGGGTTGTCGGTGTTCGTGCTCTACCCGGCCGGATACGGCCTGGTGCTGGGCTTCTTCAAGTTCGACATCTTCAACCCGCCGAAGTGGGTCGGCCTGCGCCACTTCGTGGAGATGTTCACCGAGGATCCCAACTTCCCCACGTCGCTGTCGGTGACCCTGCGTTACATCCTGTTCTCGGTGAGCCTGCGGGTCGGCGCGGCGTTCTTCCTCGCCCTGCTGCTCAACCAGAAGGTGAAGGCGTTGGGGCTGTGGCGCACGCTGTTCTATACGCCCTCGATCGTGGCCGGCTACGCGCTGGCGCTGCTGTGGAACCGGATGATGGACCCGCAATACGGGCTGGTGAACGTGGTGCTGCGCTTCTTCGGCGGCCCCACGCCCAACTGGTTCGGCTCCGAGCCGCTGGCGTTCGCCACCATCACGGTGATGTCGGTGTGGTCGGTAGGACCGCTGGTGGTGATCTTCCTGGCCGGGCTGCAGGGCATTCCGCAGGAGTTGTACGAGCAGGCGGAGATCGACGGCGCCAAGATGCGCCACCGGCTGATCGCGGTCACCATACCGATGATCTCGCCGGTGCTGCTGTTCAACCTGGTGATCGGCTGCATTCACGCCACCCAGCTCTTCGTCGAGCCGCTGGTGATGACCAACGGCGGCCCCAACAACGCCACCCTCACGCTGCTCCTGTACCTGTACCGCAATGCCTTTTCCTACCTGAAGATGGGCTACGCGGCGGCGATCGCCCTGATCATGTTCCTGCTGACCCTGGGTCTGACCGTGTTCCTGTTCCGCTGGTCGCGGCGTTGGGTGTACTACGCGGGGTCCGGGTGA
- a CDS encoding extracellular solute-binding protein: protein MKIRTPLALASVLLLVSVGAFASGDSDEASSDEPVPLILSAWGGQEVADFYAASAAEFSRLSEGRVDATFRHITADYNQKVQAMIAAGDAPDVFLLGSSHAPLWWRKGLLLEVTEAVHEHGLLDDSKWYSSLFSSSRDGDTFFGLPDAMNVFLLIYNKTAFDKYGVAHPTDDWTWDDVKAAAMQLTVDENGDGVNDLWGFNIWHAWSMWYQVFLWSWGAEWSIDEHEANTLPWLAGKDWRQGQMVDSGAAAALRWLQDGIYKDEFIRPRVGATVAGEAFQQGLVAMDIVGTWYLETTILVEDFEWDIAPIPRVGKGDPHTTQMTVSPWVVNARTKYPLAGRELAAFMCCNTFVMETMRRDTPLSKEVSFSDAYLKIPGAPPSYRLRVDIIDMIEHPRYWNRQNPNAGEIEQALNTEMEKLLINAQSPEDTAANVDKEVARLIAKGWE, encoded by the coding sequence ATGAAGATTCGTACGCCCCTCGCGCTGGCCTCGGTGCTGCTGCTCGTGAGCGTCGGCGCGTTCGCATCCGGCGACTCGGACGAGGCGTCCTCGGACGAGCCGGTACCGTTGATTCTGTCCGCCTGGGGCGGCCAGGAGGTGGCCGACTTCTACGCCGCCAGCGCGGCCGAGTTCTCGCGCCTCAGCGAGGGCCGGGTGGACGCCACCTTCCGCCACATCACGGCCGACTACAACCAGAAGGTGCAGGCGATGATCGCCGCCGGCGACGCGCCCGACGTGTTCCTGCTCGGCTCCAGCCACGCGCCGCTGTGGTGGCGCAAGGGCCTGCTGCTGGAGGTCACCGAGGCCGTGCACGAGCACGGACTGCTCGACGACAGCAAGTGGTACTCGTCGCTGTTCTCGTCGTCGCGCGACGGCGACACCTTCTTCGGCCTGCCGGACGCCATGAACGTGTTCCTGCTGATCTACAACAAGACCGCGTTCGACAAGTACGGCGTCGCGCATCCCACCGACGACTGGACCTGGGACGACGTCAAGGCGGCCGCCATGCAGCTCACCGTCGACGAGAACGGCGACGGCGTGAACGACCTGTGGGGCTTCAACATCTGGCACGCGTGGTCGATGTGGTACCAGGTGTTCCTGTGGTCGTGGGGCGCCGAGTGGTCGATCGACGAGCACGAGGCCAACACCCTGCCGTGGCTGGCGGGCAAGGACTGGCGGCAGGGCCAGATGGTCGACTCGGGCGCCGCAGCGGCGCTGCGCTGGCTGCAGGACGGCATCTACAAGGACGAGTTCATTCGCCCGCGCGTCGGCGCCACGGTCGCCGGCGAGGCGTTCCAGCAGGGGCTCGTGGCGATGGACATCGTCGGCACGTGGTACCTGGAGACCACCATCCTGGTGGAGGACTTCGAGTGGGACATCGCGCCGATTCCGCGCGTCGGCAAGGGCGACCCGCACACCACCCAGATGACGGTGTCGCCGTGGGTGGTCAATGCGCGCACCAAGTACCCGCTGGCCGGGCGCGAGCTGGCGGCGTTCATGTGCTGCAACACCTTCGTGATGGAGACGATGCGCCGCGATACCCCGCTGTCGAAGGAGGTTTCCTTCTCGGACGCCTACCTGAAGATCCCCGGTGCTCCGCCGAGCTACCGGCTGCGCGTCGACATCATCGACATGATCGAACACCCGCGCTACTGGAACCGCCAGAATCCCAATGCCGGCGAGATAGAGCAGGCGCTCAACACCGAGATGGAGAAGCTGCTCATCAACGCGCAGTCGCCCGAGGATACGGCGGCCAACGTCGACAAAGAGGTGGCTCGCCTGATCGCCAAGGGCTGGGAATAA
- a CDS encoding Sir2 family NAD-dependent protein deacetylase, translating to MAAEVEPIHELANAVAAAQRVLVFTGAGMSTASGIPDFRGPRGIWKQRRPVMFQDFVASAEARREHWRYKAAGNREFSQARPNAAHRALVALERLGRLDTLVTQNVDGLHQDAGHDPERIVELHGTNRAVECLSCGARSDPESALEEFAATGDCPRCRACGGILKTATVSFGQPMPQAELQRAFRAARRADLVLAAGSTLEVQPAADVPLAGAGSGAFYAIVNRGPTGHDGYADLRLEGDVTELLPALARAVEAALPAAAGKATGGDNG from the coding sequence ATGGCGGCGGAAGTGGAGCCGATACACGAACTGGCGAACGCGGTGGCGGCGGCGCAACGGGTGCTGGTGTTCACCGGGGCGGGCATGTCGACCGCCTCCGGGATTCCCGACTTCCGCGGACCGCGGGGGATCTGGAAGCAGCGCCGGCCGGTAATGTTCCAGGACTTCGTGGCCTCGGCGGAGGCGCGCCGCGAGCATTGGCGTTACAAGGCGGCGGGAAACCGCGAGTTTTCGCAGGCGCGGCCCAACGCCGCGCATCGGGCGCTCGTGGCGCTGGAGCGGCTCGGCAGGCTGGACACCCTGGTGACCCAGAACGTGGACGGCCTGCACCAGGATGCCGGGCACGACCCCGAGCGGATCGTCGAGCTGCACGGCACCAACCGTGCGGTGGAGTGCCTGTCGTGCGGCGCCCGCAGCGACCCGGAGTCCGCCCTTGAGGAATTCGCCGCGACCGGCGACTGCCCGCGCTGCCGGGCATGCGGCGGGATCTTGAAGACCGCCACCGTGTCGTTCGGCCAGCCGATGCCGCAGGCGGAGCTGCAGCGGGCGTTTCGCGCCGCGCGCCGCGCCGACCTGGTGCTGGCGGCCGGCTCCACCCTGGAGGTACAGCCCGCCGCCGACGTGCCGCTGGCGGGAGCCGGGTCCGGCGCCTTCTACGCCATCGTCAACCGCGGACCTACCGGCCACGACGGCTACGCCGACCTGCGCCTGGAGGGCGACGTGACCGAGTTGCTGCCCGCCCTGGCGCGCGCGGTCGAGGCAGCGCTGCCGGCGGCGGCGGGCAAAGCAACGGGCGGCGACAATGGATAG